The following proteins come from a genomic window of Brevibacillus antibioticus:
- a CDS encoding FecCD family ABC transporter permease has protein sequence MVGLLLSITFAVTYGSVEIKPTTVWKIALSKIPMLTQWIDVDWSSGEQTIIWDIRFPRVLLGAIVGAGLSVVGVAIQALVRNSLADPYVLGVSSGASVGATSVIIFGAFSMYGQYALTFGAFTGSLVSIILIFTLSRIGGQNSTVRLLMAGIAISAILSAITSLLVFSAPNEHGIGTVLFWLKGSLAGGKWEYLTIPALIVVICLIVLMAQYRSLNAMLMGEESAGTLGVNTVQFRKLLLVITALLTGVIVSIAGSIGFVGLMMPHIVRVMVGSDHRRVLPVSALFGAIFLIWVDVVARLAFAPEELPIGILTALCGGPFFIWLMLRSSYSFGGNGR, from the coding sequence CTGGTTGGACTTCTTCTCTCGATTACATTCGCGGTTACGTATGGCTCTGTGGAGATTAAGCCGACAACGGTATGGAAAATCGCCTTATCAAAAATTCCGATGTTGACCCAATGGATTGACGTGGATTGGTCCAGTGGGGAGCAAACAATTATTTGGGATATTCGCTTTCCACGTGTACTCTTGGGGGCGATCGTCGGCGCAGGTCTGTCTGTCGTGGGAGTAGCGATCCAGGCGTTGGTTCGCAACTCCCTGGCTGATCCGTATGTGTTAGGTGTATCTTCAGGTGCTTCGGTTGGAGCTACCTCGGTCATTATTTTCGGAGCATTCAGCATGTACGGGCAGTATGCGTTAACCTTTGGTGCTTTTACAGGCTCGCTCGTGTCAATCATTCTCATTTTTACGCTATCTCGTATCGGAGGACAAAACTCGACGGTACGCCTGCTCATGGCTGGAATTGCGATATCTGCGATCTTGTCGGCCATTACCAGTCTCCTTGTTTTTTCAGCGCCGAATGAGCATGGAATTGGGACGGTCCTGTTTTGGTTAAAAGGAAGTCTGGCTGGCGGGAAATGGGAGTACCTGACGATCCCTGCATTGATTGTCGTCATCTGTCTTATCGTCTTAATGGCCCAATACCGCTCGCTCAATGCGATGTTGATGGGCGAGGAGTCAGCGGGGACATTGGGGGTTAATACGGTACAATTCCGCAAGCTACTTCTGGTGATTACGGCACTGCTCACGGGGGTGATCGTGTCTATTGCGGGATCAATCGGTTTTGTCGGATTAATGATGCCCCATATCGTCCGTGTGATGGTCGGATCAGATCACAGACGTGTCCTGCCTGTTAGCGCTTTATTTGGCGCGATATTTCTCATCTGGGTTGATGTAGTCGCCAGGCTTGCCTTTGCACCGGAAGAGCTGCCGATTGGTATTTTGACGGCGCTGTGTGGAGGTCCATTCTTTATCTGGTTGATGTTGCGGAGTTCTTATTCCTTTGGAGGTAACGGACGATGA
- a CDS encoding ABC transporter substrate-binding protein has protein sequence MFKANKTHTVMKRLAFGIMTAAMFLVSACGSTTTTQAPAKTEQTATPAAESKSVTLTNNGIEMTYPKAPERAVTLNQHVTEIMLALGLADKMVGTAYLDDQILPELKADYDKVPVLSDKYPTKEVLLAANPDFVYAGWKSGFGEKGVGSMQDLEKVGIKSYLQESSSKPGPTIDDVFADITNIGRIFRVEDKANDLINKMKSEMDQTISKIGKVDEPLKVFVYDNGEDKPFTAANNYMTSLIKTAGGKNIFDDIQKGWAEVSWEQVVSRNPDVIIAVDYGDRTVDQKRNFLLTKKELADIPAIKNQRLVVLPLSAASEGVRAPIALKILAEGLYPDQFK, from the coding sequence ATGTTTAAGGCAAACAAAACACATACAGTAATGAAAAGACTAGCTTTCGGTATCATGACAGCTGCCATGTTTTTGGTTTCGGCATGCGGCTCCACTACAACAACACAAGCTCCAGCCAAAACAGAACAAACAGCTACACCAGCTGCAGAGAGCAAGTCTGTAACACTAACCAATAATGGCATTGAAATGACGTATCCAAAAGCACCTGAGCGTGCCGTGACATTGAACCAACACGTCACCGAAATCATGCTGGCATTGGGCCTAGCTGATAAAATGGTCGGAACCGCTTACCTAGACGATCAAATCCTTCCAGAGTTAAAAGCAGATTACGACAAGGTTCCGGTACTGTCTGACAAGTATCCAACCAAGGAAGTGCTGCTGGCAGCGAACCCAGACTTCGTATACGCCGGATGGAAAAGCGGATTTGGCGAAAAGGGCGTAGGATCGATGCAGGATTTGGAAAAGGTCGGCATCAAATCGTACCTGCAAGAATCGTCTAGCAAGCCTGGTCCAACGATCGACGATGTGTTCGCGGATATTACAAACATCGGACGCATTTTCCGTGTGGAGGACAAAGCCAATGATTTGATCAATAAAATGAAGAGTGAAATGGATCAAACGATTAGCAAAATCGGCAAGGTGGACGAGCCGCTTAAAGTGTTCGTGTACGACAACGGGGAAGATAAGCCGTTCACAGCAGCCAACAACTACATGACTTCCTTAATCAAGACTGCTGGCGGCAAGAACATTTTTGACGATATTCAAAAGGGTTGGGCAGAGGTCAGTTGGGAACAAGTAGTGAGTCGCAATCCAGACGTGATTATTGCCGTAGACTACGGTGACAGAACTGTTGATCAAAAACGCAATTTCCTTTTGACCAAAAAAGAACTGGCGGATATTCCAGCGATTAAAAATCAACGACTGGTTGTATTGCCACTGTCTGCTGCTTCTGAAGGCGTTCGAGCACCGATTGCGCTAAAAATTTTGGCGGAAGGACTCTACCCGGATCAATTCAAATAG
- a CDS encoding M24 family metallopeptidase produces MFQERISKLHTFLTEQELNAVLITSPKHVYYLTGFFTDPHERFMGLVIPAEGKPSLIVPALDREAAAEASFVQDIHTHTDIQNPYEILKQVLPANLTKLGIEKSHMTVERYEALGQVVLASSYVDVEEPLREMRLIKSADEVDRLKHAVQLVEDSLRETLKKVKTGMTETEIVAELEFQMKRLGAEGPSFTSMVLAGEKSALPHGKPGTRQVQEGDLLLFDIGVAANGYVSDITRTFAVGEISAQLQEIYETVLAANEAAIAEIRPGVTFAHLDKTARDVITAKGYGEYFMHRLGHGLGMDVHEYPSVHSQNQEVLRPGMVFTIEPGIYLPGVGGVRIEDDVLVTETGVEILTQFPKKLTSIN; encoded by the coding sequence TTGTTTCAAGAGCGCATTTCGAAGCTCCACACGTTTTTGACAGAGCAAGAGCTGAACGCGGTGTTGATTACCTCTCCCAAGCACGTCTACTATTTGACCGGTTTTTTTACAGACCCGCATGAACGGTTTATGGGTCTTGTAATTCCTGCTGAAGGAAAACCTTCTTTGATTGTACCTGCTCTTGATCGTGAGGCAGCGGCAGAGGCTTCGTTCGTTCAAGATATCCATACACATACGGATATCCAAAACCCGTATGAAATCCTCAAGCAAGTGTTGCCAGCGAACTTGACGAAGCTCGGCATTGAGAAAAGTCATATGACTGTCGAACGCTACGAAGCACTTGGACAAGTTGTTTTGGCGTCGAGCTATGTGGATGTGGAAGAGCCACTGCGTGAAATGCGTTTGATCAAATCCGCGGATGAAGTGGATCGGCTAAAGCACGCTGTTCAGTTGGTCGAGGATTCCTTGCGGGAGACCCTGAAAAAAGTCAAGACAGGCATGACCGAGACAGAAATCGTAGCTGAGCTGGAATTCCAGATGAAGCGCTTGGGTGCGGAAGGTCCGTCCTTTACGTCCATGGTATTAGCAGGGGAGAAATCGGCACTGCCACACGGGAAACCAGGAACGCGCCAGGTGCAAGAAGGCGACTTGCTTTTGTTTGATATCGGGGTAGCCGCGAACGGATATGTATCCGACATTACTCGTACCTTTGCTGTAGGCGAGATCAGTGCCCAGCTACAAGAAATTTACGAGACAGTATTGGCTGCCAATGAAGCGGCTATTGCTGAGATTCGTCCGGGTGTGACCTTTGCGCATTTGGATAAAACCGCACGCGATGTCATTACTGCAAAAGGCTACGGAGAATACTTCATGCATCGTCTTGGGCATGGACTTGGGATGGATGTACATGAATATCCGTCTGTTCATAGCCAGAATCAAGAAGTGCTTCGTCCAGGAATGGTCTTTACGATCGAACCGGGCATCTATTTGCCAGGTGTTGGCGGCGTGCGGATTGAAGACGATGTATTGGTGACGGAAACGGGCGTTGAAATTCTCACGCAGTTCCCGAAAAAACTGACTTCTATCAACTAA
- a CDS encoding alpha/beta fold hydrolase gives MEQILVHQDGKQFAFHISGKGQPLLCIHAPCIGSINFVYQQTLADTYQLIVPDLPGHGDSSPMEKPYSIGELAERLHRLIPSLGIERPFILGYSQGASIALEYCLRYPDHAQGGILVSGFSEVNDLYLHGRFWMAQALSMLHGVPLLARSITSSHITDPEMREKWTAHASKTDSTSLKYLYAAGHRYQCTERLGNIQLPILLAYGEQDQRMHHYAQMLSMKLPKAKLEMIPNTKHQVITKAAPAFNQLCRTFMEEG, from the coding sequence ATGGAACAAATACTCGTCCATCAGGATGGCAAGCAGTTTGCTTTTCACATATCGGGAAAAGGCCAGCCGTTATTGTGTATCCATGCACCATGCATCGGCTCTATCAATTTTGTTTATCAACAAACACTCGCGGATACGTATCAGCTCATTGTCCCTGATCTGCCCGGACACGGTGACAGTTCGCCGATGGAGAAGCCCTATTCTATTGGGGAACTGGCAGAACGGCTCCACAGGCTGATCCCGTCACTCGGCATTGAGCGTCCCTTTATTTTGGGATACTCCCAAGGTGCTTCTATCGCCCTTGAATATTGTCTTCGCTATCCTGATCACGCACAAGGCGGTATACTCGTGAGCGGTTTTTCCGAAGTGAATGACCTGTATTTACATGGCCGTTTCTGGATGGCACAGGCATTGTCGATGCTTCACGGAGTTCCTCTTCTTGCCCGTTCGATTACTTCCTCACATATCACTGACCCAGAAATGCGGGAAAAATGGACGGCGCACGCCTCCAAAACAGATTCCACAAGCCTGAAATATCTTTACGCTGCCGGACATCGTTATCAATGTACGGAGCGCCTGGGCAACATCCAGCTTCCGATTTTACTTGCCTATGGCGAACAAGATCAACGGATGCACCATTATGCGCAGATGCTTTCCATGAAATTGCCAAAAGCAAAACTCGAGATGATCCCTAACACAAAGCATCAGGTCATCACGAAAGCTGCACCTGCTTTCAATCAGTTGTGCCGTACCTTCATGGAAGAAGGATAA